Within the Camelus dromedarius isolate mCamDro1 chromosome 9, mCamDro1.pat, whole genome shotgun sequence genome, the region ATAAACAAATGAGTATATGGCAGAAGAGCTGGATAACCAGCAGAGGAAGCCTTAGAATAATACCAATGGATGAAATTTATTTGATAAAGAAACTAGcaatgaatgattaaatgagtGCGTTCGTCTTAACATCACCACTGAGTATCAGAGATGAGCAGGGGGAGTCTCTTGTCCAACTACTTGATTTTATAGAAAAGGTTTATTTTCCCAAGATTTATTTTCCCTTGCTCGTGCCCCCTCCTCCTTCAGGCTGGGGAATAAGACAGGGAAGAGTCAGGCAAGGCTTCGTACCTCTGGGATTCACGTTCCGTCCTTTGGCAGTGCAGCTGGAGGGTCCTCAGTGCCTCTGTGGGGAGAGAAACCCAGGGACTTTGTGAGAGCTCCTGGGGAGTCAGGGTTGTGTAGAAGAAATGGGCCCCACATCACACTGGGCATTGGAGGGAGGACTTTAGTGTTCATGCCAAGTCAGGTGGCAGCTGACTTGGAGAGAtgtgagcagagagagaagcacCCTGACTCAGGTTTCCGGGGGATCTCTCTGGCTGCTCTGGGAACTTCAGGCTTTTGTGGGCTGATGGGGCAGAATAACGAGGATGAAGCAGCTGGTAAATACCTTGCTTTTTGCTCAAAATCTCCTCTAGGTGCACTTTCTCTTCATTCACTGGAAAAGACAGTGACAGTCTGAGTCTCCAAGGGCCACCTCCTATGCCCCCGCTGCAACTTCATGCAAAGGGAAGGCCGAAGTCACACAGAAGGTATGTATGGTACAGCCTTAGGGGAGGCGAGGCATTTTCTCACCAACCCTGCACCCATCACCCGCTGGGGGCCACCCCGGTCCAGCTTCTCCCCCTTGGGGCTCACAGGCCCTGTAAGTGCTGGGGGAGAGAAGGATGGCAGGGTTCCCTTGTGCAGAATGCTTGTGCAGGGTtcccaggtggagggaacagcctgtgcaaaggccctgaggtgtgCACAGGAACACCAGCACTAGTCGTGAGATCTCTGGTCCCACTTACAGGAGTCCAGTTCCCTATGCAGGGCCTCCCAGAGAGCTTGGGCTTCTCCCAGTTCCTCGCTGGATTTCTTCTTTGCTGGGCCAAAGGGGAGAAGACATGGTATTAATGCAGCCCCAAGCCTTGCTATTCTCTCACAGCCCATGACCCTGCACGCTCATCTTCAGACAACCTGGAGGGGCCTGGATCTGACAGAAGAGGAAGTGGAGGAATTCAGAGCCCAGGTTCTTCTCGGCCAGCTGGCCAGCATAGGTCCTGGAGTTTACCTTGCTGAAGCTCATTAATCCGGTTGATCAGGTCTTCGATCTGTGGCTCCAGGCTTCCctctgcagaaggaaggaaagattgAGCCAGAGAAGGCAGACCCCAGGCTGCCCAGGGCAGAAGGAGGTGATGGGTGTTGGCACTGTGTCTCTGCTGTTCTTaatcagcatttattgagtgcctgctatgtgccaggctctgtaaGAAACCCTTGCAGGGCTTTGCCTTCTAGGTAGGAGAGACAGACACTGAACAAAGATACATGAGGCCAATGCTGGTGGCAGTAACTGCTGTGCATGGAAATAAAGTGAAGCAAGGGGTTGAAGAGTGAAAGGGTAGAAGGTGTTTTGAGATATGGAAAGGCCCCAAATGAAGTGAGGCAACGGGGCCTTGCAGTtctgtggggtggggagtgtggaGGAAGAACCATGCCAGGCAGAGGGACGATGATGCAAAAGCCCCTGCAGTGGGAGTGAGTAGGGCACATGCCCAGAGTACCTGTGAAGGAGATGGCATGGCTGGTGAGTCCATTGAGTACGTGGAAAGTAGCAGGAGGCAAGGcagggggatggaggagggggtggcagaTCGCTCAGGGCCTCCTGGGACATGGTAGGGGTTTTGAGATGTAATTCTGGAGGTGGTGGGAGACAGCGGAGACCTCCTGTCTGCCCCACCCTATTAAAAGCCTGGCAGGGTGGTTGTCTCTTCTGTCCATCTGGACTCTGGTGTTGACCTCATTTGAGATATAGGGAAAATGCCACTTCCATTTTGTGTGTGACAGCTATCAAATTCTCCAGTGACAGGGAGATCACTGTCTCTTGTGGGAGTCACCTCTAACTTCCCATAGTCTGAATTTCAGAGCTCTGTATGGAGAAGCCTTCCTCCCCGTGCCTCTCCGGCTTAAAGGCTGGCAGCACAGCGTTGAGGCAAAAATACGCCCAACCCTTCCTGGGTCTCACTCCCAACCCTTAAGACAACTGGAGTTAAGTTTCAAGTTCTGGATTTTCAGAGGTCACCAACTCCATCCAACTCTGACTTCCAGGAGACTGGGTGCTCTTTAAGGTGTAGATTATGACACAAATCCTGGGGTCTTTGTTTTACTGAAGATGGTCCTGGTCACTCTGCATTTTCAATCCTGCAACTTCTCTACCTAATTTTAGCCTAGGCAGCAGCTCCAATGTGCTTTTGCAAGCAGGCACAGAGTTGGGGAAAGGGGAGGTTTCCATTTACTTGGAACAGACCAGCGCACTGTAATATTTTAAGCAGCTGATGGGCTGGGGAGAATCCAACCTCAAACCCAGCCAGCACTCTGACCCAGCCCTGAAGTGGGTACTGGATGCAGACTGGCTCTCAGTCTCTCTGCAACAAACAAAGCAAGGTGCAAAGTTTTTCTATTTGAATATAAAAAAGGAGGACAAAGGATATACACccaagaatgtatttttttaaattcctggaaAAATAACTAAGAATTTAAAAACAGTTGCTGCTATCCTGTGGGTCAGGGAAATGGATGgctggtgtgtgtctgtgtgtctgtgtgtgcataggtgtgtgtgtggggtagGGTTTTTCCATCCCCTTATACTTCTTGAATTTTGAAACTGTAGTTTTGGTTCAAAGAATTAAATTGTGTAAGAGGGAGAAAGTGCAATGGGATAACTTCCCAAGGTTGTGAGTTGAGGAGGCTGGGTTTCAACCACATCTTCCTGACTCAAAACCCCAGGCTGAGCTTCAGATACAAGGAGACACATGACCTTTCTGCAGCTTTTTCACCATTTCCAGCAAATCTTCAGTCTTCTTTGAAGACTTGGTCTGACCTGTAAAGATGAAAACCAGAATTACAGCATCCAGCAAGAGTGAGAGGGGACCGAGGAAAGGTTCAAGCTTCTCTAAGAAGGAAGAAGATAGCCTCGGTGGGTTCTGAGGACACCCCTGGGCTGAACCAGGGATAAGCTGCGGGCAGCGTTCCAGCCAGAGCAGGGTTCCTGCAGGACCTCTGTCTTTTGTCCCTAAGGTTGATGGTGTGTGCTGGATGAATCAAGACCTCTAATGGTCAGCTTCTCCCTGAGATGTCAAAGAACAGCACAGACATCCCCTTAATGGAATTCAGGGGTAAGAGACAGGGATGcacttctgctgctgctgtggtTCAAGatcagtatgaagttttaatcaATGCAACAGGGCAGAATGATTTCATatgagtttctttaaaaatcacaattgGCCACAATCTGCACATTCTTAAAGAACTGATGGGTCTCAGAAATGGTTTACAAAtggctgcttaaaaaaaaaaaaaaaactggctattATGAGCCTCCTAACTGAAGAACGCGGCACTGCCTATCAGTCAGATTTCCATATCTAAGTCCCAATTCAGAGGAAATataagggacaaaaaaaaaaaaacatgttaaatGACACCAAGAGGATGAAAACAGCATCATCCAGACTCTGGGAAACTCCATTAGACAATTtggtctcttcaacaaataaactgcaaagaaggaaaagagggagagtgGAACTGtatagattaaaagagattgGAGACATACAGCAATCAATTGTAGTGAACAGACcttatttggatcctgattcaaataCAATTTTGCCATGCATCTGTCTATAATTTTTAACATGAGCCTGtgttatttataaaatcataacaacaaaaacacaagaaaaataccAAGGTCTTAAACTCTTGAAATCAAGGATAAAGGCCAGTTCCCAGTGACCCACTACACTCCAAGGAAAATTGGGCACAGAAGATGAAAGGCAGCTCACAGAACATATATGACAGCCAAAAAGTGAATGTTTACCCGCAGTAGCATACAGTGAAAAGTCCCTCCCCCGAGTCCCTAAGTTCCTCAATTCCCCTCGGCAAGGCTTCTAGTGTTACTGCTCTTTGTGTGTATTTGGAGACCATTCAATTCACATAGATACATAGGCCCCCTCTTCCTATGTAAGTGGTGTCATGTCCTAAGTGGCATTTCACAgcttgtatttttcatttgacaaTGTAGACTGATGATCTTCTTAAGCAGTCCCCTACTGATGGGTGATATTCTTTTGCTGTTACAAACAATGCCACAGTGACCATCTGGGTTAGTTttctcaggctgccataacaaaacaccataaaCTGGGTCTTTCTTATATTTGTGTCTGTGCCTCACCTTAAATTCTATCTTTGcatgtccaaatttccctcttaagGACATCAGTCATTATATTAGGGCTACCTTTATTCAGCGTGACCTAATCTTAATGAGTTATATCTAGACACtcttttcccaaataaggtcacattttgaggttcTGGTGGACACAAATCGTGTGGGGAACACAAGTCAATCCAGTGCAATATCGTTATACATTCTTCCTTGTGCATGTATGGGAATGTATTACTGGATGAACTCCTAGAATGCTACTTGTTGGATCAAAGGGCACATATAGTATTAAAGCTGACTGGTACTATGATATTGCCCTCCACATGGAAGCCCACAAGACTCCTTCCTCATACTCTTACCAATATGTTTTCAACCTTTGTCATTTTTGCCAGCCTCATAGACAAACATAGTATTTCATTTCGAACTTTCTGATAGTATGTATCAAAAATGTACTCAACTCCTCTGGATCAGAAATTCCACCTCTAGGCATctatattaaggaaataattaaagacAGTGGGCAAGATGTTCATCCTTTCATTGTTTGTAATCTTACAGGACAGAAGCAACCTAAAGATACTTTAGTTGATTACCACATTCATAGGATAAAATTCTTTGCAGCCATTAAAACTCATGTTGTAAATAGAGTTCTTAACCTGAGCTTATTAAATTTTGTTGAAATGTCTGGTGGTATGTgcattttctttacatctttttgtCTTGCCTGAATCTTTTACAAATTAGTATGTATTAATTGAATtttgcatttgaatttttaaattacttaataaaCAAATGTAGAACATGGAGTAAAAAGTaagtctcccctctccaacagcCAGCCCCTTATCCAAGTCACTCCCCTTCCCAGAAGTAACCACTGCCAAGTCTGGTGAAGACACTTAGAACTTTTGGTAAAAAGTATCTTACGTATTGCTCTAATTTTCACTTACCCAAGTAACATTCTAAAAACATTCAAACACTACAGAAATAGAGGTTAAAATgaaatttccctttctctccttgctTCTAAATCTCATTGCCTTTCTCTGATATATCAATAATAGGTTGGTATGTCTCCTCTGATGACTTTTAAATTCAATATTtggaatgaaataaagaaaattaaatctcCTTTAATAACAAAGGGAGATGTTTCTAGTTacgtgttttctttttaatattatgaaaatttccaaatgcacatgaaaagaggTATCATGATACACACTGGGTTACTCATTGCCCAGATCTGACAGTCATTAATATCCACCCATATTTACTTCAGCTGTAGTTTTCTTGTGCTGAAGTATTTTCAAGCAAGCCCCAGACTTAATGACATTTCATCCCAAGATACTTCATTAACACTCTCAACTACTAGAGAGCATTTTCTTAGATGACTCCAATCCTATAATCACACCGACAAGATAAACAATGATTACTAATCATTGGATCATTCATATCATCAAATACCCACAACAAATGTAGTCTCCCCAACTGTCTCCATGTGTCTTTTACAGCTGGCTTTTGCAACCATTTCTGCGAAAGCTCCACCTGCGTTTTTCCTGTTCACTGCATTTCTAGTCTTTATGCAGTAAGATCATGAGTGACTAGTAAATCTTTTAACTAGTCCAACTAACACgttgacaaaatttttaaaaaaatcaatgttacAAAACAAAAGTCTATAGAGTATGAGCTCctttgaaatactttattttgaaataatttcagatgtACATAAACGTTGTAGAAATAGGCCACAGTGCTCCTATCTGCCCTTTTATCAGATTTCCCATTTGTGAGCGTTTCTGTACATAAATTGCAGGCAGGCATCATGACccattatttcttaatatttcaatGTATATTTGCTATTTACAAAGGGACTCTACCAAGTAACCACAGTATAACCATCAAAACTGAGGTGCTCATACTGACCAATATTAATGTATGATCCTCAGATGCCATTCAACAATTTCCcccttatattttaaagttatctaGTACTACTTacattttccttaaaagaaaattacaaaagtgCCTCCACTTCTGCACAGCCCCCCAAATCCAAGTCCCTTGATCAGAGTCATCAGTTACGCCTTTAGCCTTCAGACATTTTTCTATGCAACACACACAGGGCTATAGCTGAACtgccccttttttcttttctttttttttttttttccagccccAACTTGCTTTTCTCTCATAAGAATGATTTCTTTTGAAGTACACTCAGGGTCAATGAACCATGATCTTAtccttttaaagttaattttgacTCATTAAATTAAAGtggaatttaattatttttttctgcctcttaaGAAAAAAAGTCCACTACTCAGGCATTCCACAATGCATGGATATATATAAATTTAGCCATTCCCGTGACTGCTCCTGTGTTTTGCTTCCATCAACAGTGTTCTAATGACACTTCCTGATCCACACATCGTGTATTCTATATGATTAAAGATATGAAATAGAATTTTAGATGCTAAAAATACTCTGCCAAACTGCCTCTAGCAAAGCCTTTACTGGTCAGTTCTGCCACTGAGGCAAGAGAAGTCCTGTTCTGCCAGTGATCAATACCAAATATCCCTCCCTCTGTAAAGCCTATTTTGATGGGTTAGAAATGGTAACTTAATATGCtttgcttttcaattttctcCATTGCTAGTGAAGTTAATCATAACTTCCCTTTTAATTGGAAAGCTTGATaatagctttttgttttgttttagcagtGGCACCTGTAATAAGTGCTTAATAAGGGAGACCTATTGGCATCAGTCCTATTTCTTGTTGAAAAGTTTGCATTTAACATGAAGGTATCATCTAAGAGAGCTCACGGTGTTGTTATTTCATTATtcctacaacaacaaaaaaaggaaaagaaaataactgaacacctactatatgccaagcaggCATTGTTTTAGGTGCAATAAACAGTCTGTTCTCATGAAGCTCACATCCTAGGACAACAAATAAGTacataatcataattatttttgcCACCTGCATAGATAGGTCTGAAAAGAAGGAATTCAATGTGTTTATTAATAAGGTGGTTTAAAGAGTGTGTAGGAAGAGGGGGTCAAAGATAGATGAAAGGAGGGCAAAGAGTGGACAATTGTTGAAACAAGAGTGATGGGTACATGGGCATTCATCATGCTATTTCCTATGCTTTGgtacattttgaaaatttctataataaaaaaattgctAGTGGCATAGCAGTGGATCATTGTCATGGGAGATTTTCCTCTTTCGGCTGGACTGCAATTTCCAACTGTCTCTAGGACAAGTTTGCTTTTCCTCTCACTCAGGTGTGGGAGTGTCATTGTCAACAAAACGCCCTGGAGGAAAAACAGCTGTCTGTAGGAGTGGCCATTCATGATTAAGATTTAAGAGTCCATGCAAAGTGTGATATGGGCTGGGTGTGGAATGATGATATTGAGGAATTACTGGTAATTTTCTTAGAACGTGGCAGCAGCCAAGGGGTTTTGTGAGAACATCCACCCCTTTTTTGTTTGAAGAGATGCATATGGAACTATTTAGTCTATTGTTTACTTTCAAATACATAAGCAATATAGCCAATAAAGCTGACGACAGTTAATCTAGATGATGTGAATATACATATCATTTATCTCCACTTTGCTgaacagcaatttttttttaaataaaaggcttACAATTTTGccttttacttattattattactttggtACTGCTACCAATATTTCATTACTGTAAGGGGACGAAAGctccctcccttctgccctgGCCAGGAGAGGCCCGGAAGCCTTCACTACCTTCAGCCTCCGACGCGACCTCCGGTGGCTCCACTTCCAGAGGCTCCAACCTCCCCGCCATTTTCCTGCGCGAAGCAGACACGCATGCGCCTTGAGATGATTGGTTTAAACGGGAGTCGGGCAATGCTGGGCAGTGCGCATGCGTCCGGTGTGAGGCACAAAGACGGTTTCAGCTCCCGGAAGAGGGCCGCCAGGAGCCCGAAGCGACAGTTACCGCGCATGCGTACACATAAGGCCCGCAGGTCCGGGTGAGAGAAAATGAGGTCAAGGTTAGGGTCTTGGTCTTCGGGCAGTGAGTGTTGTACCCACATGGAAATTGCAGGGAGGTCTCTATCCCTCTCCAGGTTGCTTGTGCTGTGCAGGTAGTGAAAATCTGGGACAAATGTGCATGCACCGTGCGGCGGTACACAGGAGTTCGAGTCCCTTTTCGGTCACAAATCCTCACTGAACAGTCTATGAGAGGTTagttatctccatttcattaatGAGAATGAGCCTTAGAAGCCAAGTGCACCTCCTGTGTAAAGATTCTGGACCTCAGCCACCATGTGACATCAGGTCCTTTGCCCCGGGTTACACAGACAGGAGGACGCTGGAGGACACTGTCTCATTACTTTAGCAGCAGCCAACACACGTGGGGTCATTTTTGCCTGGGTAAAGATAAAGTACATGAAGGGCAAAGGATGTTCTTGTAAGGATTGGTTTTAGGCCTTTTATGTgcagtttcttctttaaaatatcctTTGGCTGTTTCTCGGCACAGGCTGGTCCTGCATTTCCAATTCCAGAACCCCCGTGGCCACCCAAAGAGACCTTGGCCGGCCTGGGACACTAAGGGCTGAGATTCCCACGGAGGAGGCAGACCCCTGATGCAGGACAGAGTGGGTAGTGCCCAGTATTGGAGGAGACAGTCCCTGACAGAGGCTAGAACATCGTGGAGGAGATTAGGCACAGGGATGGGAAGTGGGAGCCTAAGGATTTCCGCAGAGGGGAAGGGGCCGGGGGTGCTGAGGAAGCAGCCTGCTCCCCTGTGTGCAGTCACTCTGCCACCCATTTCTCATTTGTAGGCAGCTCTGCAGATCGTGCTCCACTGCCCAGGGGGACAGGGACCAGACACAGACCCCACCGCCTCCAACCTCCCACCCCGCCCCATTTCCAGGGTGGAGAGATCAAGTTTAAAGCCAAAGGTGGTTGTTCCCAGCACCGCCCAGTCTGGGAGCTCTGCCTCTCAGGGTCCTGACAATAAGCCATTATGCGAAGCTTGGTCTGCAGAGGCAGCTGGCGCTGCTGGGGGTGTGGAGTACTTGGGTGGGTAACGAATGAACAGCCGatcttcctctttcttcaccCAACGCAGGAGTTTGGTCACTACGAGGATGGCTCCTGCCTTGGTCACTAGGGGGCTGAGGCAGGTGTACAGCTCAAATTTGGAGGTCACCTGGGGATACCGAAGGAGACAGAATTAGCTGGGCCGGAGCTGGCCATGCCCAATGTTGTCCACCCCACCCAAGTCCCACACCTATTTCCTGTTTGGAAGATGCACCTGGCAGCACCTCCTACCTGGTGCTGCCTGGTCACTGGGCTAAAGCAGGTAAGCTGACTTTATTGCATCATGAGTGGGCTGAGGGATCAGCAAGATCTAGTGGCTTCATTTGGGAtgctggctgtgtgtgtgtgtgtatgctctctggacttcagtttgctcatctgtggCTTGAGGATAATAACAACAACGTTTAACATTTAATGAGCAATTGTTGTGTAAAGGTCCTGTTCTAAGCAACACACACCTATGTTTTTATCATCTGTAGTCTGGGCATAATATAAAAGTTTATCCAATTTAATCTTCACACAAATCTGAGAGGCTTAACCCTCTGAGAGGCTTAACCCAACCAGGTCACCAACACCTTTCCACACCCCtttccctgctctccctccatTCTAGCCACTCTAGCTGTTCCTCAGACATAAGCCGGCTCAGCCCCACCTTATAGCATTTGCACAGTCCTTTCCCTCTGCCATAAGGACTCTTCCTCCAGATACCCACATGAcctactccctcccctcccacttaGATGTCATCTCCTGATCACCCGATTTAAAATCCTAGGCCCACTATAGCTTTGTTTGGAAATACCATTCTCCACTAAAAGGTACAAGGGCTCCTTGGACAGATGGCTGATTTCTGTGCTGGCACAAAGAAAGTACAACATCAACTTGGAACACCTTGTGCCAGAAGGCAAGAAGTGTTTAAGCAGTGATACAGACATGTCAGAGACATAGGGGCCAGCCTGGCTAAACCACAGCTCCCGCTGACTAAATCAGAGACAATTTGATCACAAAAGAGTTTAGCCCACTGAATTCAAGAAAGATCCatgatataaaattcaaaattaaacaaaacaatagGAGGGAAAGTTCTCCCATATAGTAGAATCTCAACCAATAAATGTAGAAGGGATGATGGAGTTACAAAAATCACCATCTGGTTAATATCCGAGTAACAACTATTGCAGGCAAGAATAATAAATGGATATTAAAATTAGCGGATGAAAAtgtggtgaaaaagaaaacactgacatGATCACCACAAGATATTTACTAATTACAAAGTGTGAAAGACTAACTTGAAAGTTAGAGatctggcagacaccaccttaacgAAGTGATCAAAAGTTAACATGCACAATAGGACACAGGGACATATGGTCCTCctgaaaggaagcagagaaggcCACAACACCACTTCTGTGATACGCTTGTCAAAAATGAGTGACCCCAATTCAGTCCtgataaaatatgagaaaaaccCAAGCGGAGGGACATTCTATAAACTGACTGGCTGGTGCTTTCTAAAAGGGCccaggtcatgaaagacaaagaaagatggaGGAAATGTTCCAGAATAAACCAGATGAGGAAGACACAGTAAGTATACCTAACATGTGATCCTGGACTGGATTCTGGACCAGTAAATGAACATTCGTGGGACACCTGGTGAAGTCTGAATGAAGTCTGTGGAAAAGATGTTATTGTACTGAAGTTAATTCCCTGACTTTGATAAGTTCCTATGGTTATATCAATATCTGGAGAAACCTGGTGAAGGGCCtatttatagtaattttttgTACTATTCTGCAACTCCTTTGTAAGTCTAAAATTGCTTGAAaatgaaaagctaaaaaaattaaaaattaaaattctcagtCTAGAACAATGCCTGATATACAACCATGTGCAATAAGTGATTTAATAAATGTGCACTAAATGGCAGAATCTAGGGGAAGGTGCCATTTCCAATGGGGTCACCTTGATCAAACTCCCTGAAATAGCTGACCTTTAGAAGACCCATGGGAGGTGGAGAGAAGCCCTGAAGAGACCCCAGGGAAGGATACCCCAGGTGGAAGGCACAGCATTAGACCAAGCCTATTGTGAATGAAGACTGCTGGGGGACTCATGGAATCAAAACTCATCTGGTACCTGCAGGGCGAATGGGAAATCAGCAGGCCCAGTGATGGCTGTTAATGGGGTCTCTTAAAAGTAGAAAACACTGTTAGGTggccactgacagatgaatggataaaaaatatgGTATATGTGTACAAAGGAgtattaatcagccataaaaagaaaattcttatatTTCCAATCATATGGTTGGAACTTAAGGGCAGGgtgctaagtgaaatagagaaagacaaatactgcatgatctcacttgtatgtggaattttaaatactgaactcataggaaacagaaagcaaattggtggttgccagggaggggGGATTGGGTGAGGATAGTCAAAGATCATACACTtgcagttataagataagtaagttctggggatgtaatgtacagtctGGTGACTGTATT harbors:
- the SYCE1L gene encoding synaptonemal complex central element protein 1-like isoform X11, producing the protein MAGRLEPLEVEPPEVASEAEGQTKSSKKTEDLLEMVKKLQKEGSLEPQIEDLINRINELQQAKKKSSEELGEAQALWEALHRELDSLNEEKVHLEEILSKKQEALRTLQLHCQRTERESQRKYMLSECAEQISIHNSQITESQKQRKLGLHVEEQLEDLIGQHKDLWEFHVSPYHCYQPKPLLSWLQCLCQPTQGPPTAQAQCCKHPWPGLLQ